A single Populus alba chromosome 7, ASM523922v2, whole genome shotgun sequence DNA region contains:
- the LOC118040333 gene encoding agamous-like MADS-box protein AGL62, with amino-acid sequence MVKSSKGRQKLEMIKIAKESNLMVTFSKRRSGLFKKASELSTLCGAEVGIIVFSPGKKVFSFGHPSVEKVVDRYVSGNIPQTSGAFHLIKAHRNARISELNMKLTQAQNQLDMEKERGEELDKLRKASQSQNWWESPIQELSFEQLEQLKASLLTLKQKVVRQAQQILLQNSAPPQPFFSPNPGAPGNLPFDTSNTGFDSNMAVDPFSSNTTMTAFNTDMTGTPFNQSSTTMTPYGYNLGYGNGFF; translated from the exons ATGGTTAAAAGCAGCAAGGGTCGCCAAAAGTTGGAGATGATCAAAATAGCTAAAGAAAGCAATCTAATGGTAACCTTCTCAAAGCGTAGGTCTGGCCTTTTCAAGAAGGCTAGTGAACTTTCAACACTGTGTGGTGCTGAAGTTGGCATCATTGTGTTCTCACCTGGCAAGAAGGTCTTCTCTTTTGGCCACCCTTCTGTTGAAAAGGTGGTGGACCGTTATGTCTCGGGAAATATTCCCCAAACTTCAGGTGCTTTTCATCTGATTAAGGCTCACCGGAATGCTAGGATCAGTGAACTCAACATGAAGCTAACTCAG GCGCAAAACCAACTGGATATGGAAAAGGAAAGAGGTGAAGAGCTGGACAAACTGAGGAAAGCTAGTCAGAGTCAGAACTGGTGGGAGAGTCCTATTCAGGAACTTAGCTTCGAACAGCTTGAACAATTGAAGGCATCTTTGCTAACTCTAAAGCAGAAAGTGGTCAGGCAAGCCCAGCAGATTCTGCTTCAAAATTCAGCTCCTCCTCAGCCTTTTTTCTCTCCAAACCCCGGCGCTCCTGGGAATCTTCCCTTTGATACCAGTAATACAGGATTCGACTCAAACATGGCAGTGGATCCTTTCAGTTCAAACACAACCATGACTGCTTTCAACACAGACATGACTGGGACTCCTTTCAATCAAAGCAGCACAACAATGACTCCTTATGGATACAATCTTGGATATGGAAATGGTTTCTTCTAG